One Avibacterium avium genomic window carries:
- a CDS encoding polysaccharide biosynthesis/export family protein: MRKSFITISCCLLVSCANLPTSGPNKDSIEKVEQQNTNVPAVQLIKLDDKAVGNTPFQVQSFKQLGSSKQRYQGVVSSGDLLDITLWEAPPAILFGSVLDESGVSASQSTRLPEQMVNNNGRVTIPFIGSLRVAGKTPEQIQTDIVNRLQSIANQPQAIVRVVKNNSANVTVLTKAAAVRMPLTTYGERVLDAVTAAGGVSGDLQDISVQLTRNNQVKTISLAKLAREPQENILLRSGDVLSLLNNPLSFTAMGAVGNSKEIRFSAEGLSLAEAIGRLGGLNDNRADPRGVFIFRYIPFEELSLADQQQWQEKGFHNGMKIPTVYQANLLEPQSIFWIQQFPIKDKDIVYVSNAPLAEFQKFLRMIFGSTSPALSTINSINNM; this comes from the coding sequence ATGCGCAAATCTTTCATTACTATCAGTTGTTGTTTACTTGTATCCTGCGCCAATTTACCCACATCAGGGCCAAATAAAGACAGCATTGAAAAAGTGGAACAGCAAAATACTAATGTTCCTGCTGTTCAATTAATTAAATTAGATGACAAAGCTGTAGGCAATACGCCTTTTCAAGTTCAATCTTTTAAGCAATTAGGTTCTTCTAAGCAACGTTACCAAGGTGTGGTCAGTTCTGGTGATTTGCTTGATATTACTCTTTGGGAAGCACCGCCAGCAATTTTATTTGGTAGCGTGTTAGATGAAAGTGGGGTTTCTGCTAGTCAAAGTACTCGTTTGCCAGAGCAAATGGTTAACAATAATGGACGTGTTACCATTCCATTTATTGGTTCTTTACGTGTAGCAGGAAAAACGCCAGAGCAAATTCAAACTGATATTGTCAATCGCTTACAATCTATTGCTAATCAGCCACAAGCTATTGTACGCGTTGTCAAAAACAATTCTGCGAATGTAACAGTGCTTACTAAAGCGGCAGCAGTGCGTATGCCTTTAACAACGTATGGTGAAAGAGTTCTTGATGCGGTAACTGCGGCTGGTGGTGTTAGTGGTGATTTACAAGATATTTCAGTTCAGCTTACGCGCAATAATCAAGTGAAGACCATTTCCTTAGCTAAGTTAGCTCGTGAACCGCAAGAGAATATCCTTCTGCGTTCTGGTGATGTATTAAGTTTACTAAATAATCCACTTTCATTTACTGCGATGGGTGCGGTAGGAAATAGTAAAGAAATTCGTTTTTCAGCTGAAGGTTTGAGCTTGGCTGAAGCGATAGGTCGTCTTGGTGGATTAAACGATAACCGAGCAGATCCGCGTGGGGTTTTTATTTTCCGTTATATTCCATTTGAAGAATTATCACTTGCCGATCAGCAACAATGGCAGGAAAAAGGGTTCCATAATGGAATGAAGATTCCAACGGTATATCAAGCGAACTTATTGGAACCACAATCAATATTTTGGATTCAGCAGTTTCCGATAAAAGATAAAGATATTGTTTATGTGTCTAATGCACCATTGGCTGAATTCCAAAAATTCCTTCGTATGATTTTTGGTTCAACTAGTCCAGCATTATCCACTATCAATAGCATTAATAATATGTAG
- a CDS encoding stealth family protein: MNIAKLKKLFREPGIFLRDYFNKKYPVYNVEQRVTEEDELAIIENSLHLADLESNIQLEPFNVDVVFTWVNNQDLKWQQRRRQFAEIAEQTALYGNDEARFSNHNELYYSLHSVRSFLPWVNHIYIVTDNQIPEWFTPENYPNVSIVDHAQIIDEQYLPTFNSHVIEAHLHNIPNLSEYFIYFNDDVFVARPLPKEHFFHPNGIASLFIADKSLKKMAMKGKLTPTLAASQNSIALLNKYYLNQIDRPLVHTYVPLRKSAFQATWQRYNSEILAFLSNRFRTNQDLNLATFLVPWLMYLNGQSAVGTEICYYFNIRSNKAPTQYRKLLEKERYGHQPHSFCINDVYSGEKLNSHKELLTNMLQKYYNLINL, from the coding sequence ATGAATATCGCTAAACTAAAGAAATTATTTCGGGAACCAGGTATATTTTTACGTGATTATTTCAATAAAAAATATCCAGTCTATAACGTAGAGCAACGCGTTACTGAGGAAGATGAGCTAGCTATCATTGAAAATAGCTTGCATCTCGCAGATTTAGAAAGCAATATTCAGCTTGAACCTTTTAACGTTGATGTTGTTTTTACTTGGGTTAATAATCAAGATCTGAAATGGCAGCAACGTCGGCGTCAATTTGCTGAGATAGCTGAGCAAACTGCGCTTTATGGTAATGATGAAGCTCGTTTTAGTAATCACAATGAGCTTTATTATTCTCTACATAGTGTGCGCTCTTTTCTCCCTTGGGTAAATCACATTTATATTGTTACAGATAATCAAATTCCCGAATGGTTTACGCCAGAGAATTATCCAAATGTAAGTATTGTTGATCATGCTCAAATTATTGATGAACAATATTTGCCTACGTTTAATTCACATGTCATTGAGGCACATTTGCATAATATACCTAATTTAAGTGAGTATTTTATCTATTTTAATGATGATGTATTTGTTGCTCGTCCTTTACCGAAAGAGCATTTTTTTCACCCTAATGGGATAGCTTCACTTTTTATTGCAGATAAAAGTTTAAAAAAAATGGCTATGAAAGGTAAATTAACACCAACACTTGCTGCATCACAAAACAGTATAGCCTTACTAAACAAGTATTATTTAAATCAAATCGATCGACCACTGGTTCATACATATGTTCCATTGAGAAAAAGTGCTTTTCAAGCTACTTGGCAAAGGTATAATTCAGAGATTTTAGCTTTTTTATCTAATAGGTTTCGTACAAATCAGGATCTAAACTTGGCTACTTTCCTTGTTCCGTGGCTAATGTACTTAAATGGTCAATCGGCAGTGGGGACTGAAATATGCTATTATTTTAATATCCGTTCCAATAAGGCCCCTACTCAATACAGGAAATTATTAGAGAAAGAGAGATATGGTCATCAACCTCATTCTTTTTGCATCAATGATGTCTATTCAGGAGAAAAATTAAACTCTCATAAAGAATTACTTACAAATATGCTGCAAAAATATTATAACCTAATAAATCTTTAA
- a CDS encoding bifunctional glycosyltransferase/CDP-glycerol:glycerophosphate glycerophosphotransferase, whose protein sequence is MYKKYIFSIIMPIYNVDKWLEEAINSVIEQQGFSFQKSVQLILVNDCSPDNSEEICLKYQKKYPNNVLYIKNEHNMGLSKTRNNGLKHAQGEYINFFDPDDILSSNVLLEVYKFFLNAKKNNINLAHVSIPLEFFEAANGLHPKYTILGEKNRIIDLNNEGYNFILSSASTFYPYEVIKNKKYDHSLFGEEDTLFNFEIYQKIKKLGYVIENGVRYYYRKRREGGSQVDQSRIKPQAFYTPINLIQKVKINRNSTLFYELCIYELRSRLKTIKPSIFKDESEYYYIINEYRKIMNNVPIDFVLKNTKFITDIDDKVAFITLLYSKPLYINKNGMVQIEGKDIFTINNIPVHVKHISLEGNILVIETLFNNYNMEDLSIVLYTDSKKVILPTNAYYTESVYIQSKAGIQSNSQVLYSKFEIPASQIGRYKLYIKRKSNGHLHVASVIRTYSESPFLGNGVFNSNVFKIYSGVKTSVSLYKKVFIIEKFTKWKKFTTRMRAFFIIKKQHNKFKWLRLLKLKQAKYWLFNDRPINANDNAEYFFEYINKNHKDIAKNSYFVLSKKSTDIDRIKKIGNVVIQNSLKHKFLYLNAKYVFTSHLATSFFKPISFKFLKYYNDLLEAKLIWLQHGITMNDIESAANKFNKQVSKVVMSASFEKQIFSQRKFFYSSKDIIPTGFPRHDKLSHSKENIILIMPTWRAYLSGKILSNGLHAEKKGFKNSLFYKNYAELLSNRKLLNLLNFYNYKIIFVLHPGFKQYNHYFNKFENKHVNIKKENSFSYNKLFNKSALLITDYSSVFFDFSYTMKPCLFFQFDKDDFYGQHYKKGMFDFDSMAPGPVFDKVDTLIANIEVLLKNNMIVDKKFIKRIESMYKYTDNNNSERLFREITKND, encoded by the coding sequence ATGTATAAAAAATATATTTTTAGTATTATTATGCCAATTTATAATGTTGATAAATGGCTAGAGGAAGCTATCAATAGTGTTATTGAACAGCAAGGTTTTTCTTTTCAAAAAAGTGTTCAGCTTATATTAGTTAACGACTGTAGCCCTGATAATAGCGAGGAAATTTGTCTTAAATACCAGAAAAAATATCCAAATAATGTTCTTTATATCAAGAATGAGCATAATATGGGGTTATCAAAGACCCGTAATAATGGGTTAAAACATGCCCAAGGAGAATATATAAACTTCTTTGATCCTGATGATATTTTGTCTTCTAATGTATTATTAGAAGTTTATAAATTTTTCTTAAATGCAAAGAAAAATAATATAAACCTTGCTCATGTTTCTATACCTCTAGAATTCTTTGAGGCGGCTAATGGATTACATCCTAAATATACAATTTTAGGGGAAAAGAATAGAATTATTGATCTAAATAATGAAGGATATAACTTTATTTTATCCTCTGCTAGCACGTTCTACCCTTATGAAGTCATTAAAAATAAAAAATATGATCATAGCTTGTTTGGTGAAGAGGATACTTTATTTAATTTTGAGATCTATCAAAAAATTAAGAAATTAGGTTATGTAATAGAAAATGGAGTTCGTTATTATTATCGCAAGAGACGCGAGGGAGGCTCACAAGTTGATCAGAGCCGTATAAAACCTCAAGCATTTTATACTCCAATTAATCTAATACAGAAAGTTAAAATTAATAGAAATAGCACATTATTTTATGAATTATGTATATATGAACTCCGCTCAAGACTAAAAACTATAAAACCTAGTATTTTCAAAGATGAAAGTGAATATTATTACATAATTAATGAGTACCGTAAAATTATGAATAATGTTCCTATAGATTTCGTGCTTAAAAATACAAAATTTATTACTGATATTGATGATAAGGTTGCATTTATCACTCTTTTGTACTCAAAACCATTATATATAAATAAAAATGGTATGGTCCAAATTGAAGGCAAAGATATATTTACAATCAATAACATTCCTGTACATGTTAAGCACATTTCTCTAGAGGGAAATATATTAGTAATAGAAACACTGTTTAATAATTATAACATGGAAGATTTATCTATTGTGTTATATACAGATTCAAAGAAAGTTATTTTACCTACTAATGCATATTATACTGAGAGCGTGTATATTCAATCTAAAGCGGGGATTCAATCTAATTCTCAAGTACTTTATTCTAAGTTTGAAATTCCAGCATCTCAAATAGGAAGATATAAGTTATATATAAAACGTAAAAGCAATGGGCATCTTCATGTAGCAAGTGTAATTAGAACATATAGTGAGAGTCCTTTTCTTGGTAATGGAGTATTTAATTCAAATGTATTTAAAATATATTCGGGAGTAAAGACTTCTGTTAGCCTTTATAAGAAAGTTTTTATAATAGAGAAATTTACAAAATGGAAAAAATTCACTACCAGAATGCGGGCTTTCTTTATTATCAAGAAACAGCATAATAAGTTTAAATGGTTAAGGCTTTTAAAATTAAAGCAAGCAAAATATTGGTTATTTAATGATCGTCCTATTAATGCTAATGATAATGCTGAATACTTCTTTGAATATATTAATAAAAATCATAAGGATATTGCTAAAAATTCTTATTTTGTTTTAAGTAAAAAATCAACTGACATAGATAGAATAAAAAAAATTGGTAATGTAGTGATACAGAATAGTTTGAAGCATAAATTCTTATATTTAAATGCTAAATATGTATTTACATCTCATTTAGCCACAAGCTTTTTTAAACCGATATCATTTAAATTCCTTAAATATTATAATGATTTATTAGAGGCAAAGCTCATATGGTTGCAACATGGAATTACTATGAATGATATTGAATCTGCTGCAAATAAATTTAATAAGCAAGTTTCAAAGGTCGTAATGTCTGCAAGTTTTGAGAAACAAATATTTTCGCAAAGGAAATTTTTTTACTCTTCTAAGGATATTATCCCGACAGGATTCCCACGTCATGATAAGTTATCGCACAGTAAAGAGAATATTATCTTGATTATGCCAACCTGGAGAGCTTATCTAAGTGGAAAAATTCTTTCAAATGGATTACATGCAGAAAAGAAAGGATTTAAGAACTCTCTATTTTATAAAAATTATGCTGAGTTATTATCAAACAGAAAATTACTTAATCTACTAAATTTTTATAATTATAAAATAATATTTGTACTGCATCCTGGATTTAAGCAGTATAACCATTATTTTAATAAATTTGAAAATAAACATGTTAACATTAAAAAAGAAAACTCTTTTTCGTATAATAAATTATTTAATAAGTCTGCCTTATTGATAACTGATTATTCGAGTGTATTCTTTGATTTTTCATATACAATGAAACCTTGTCTTTTTTTTCAGTTTGATAAAGATGATTTTTATGGGCAACATTATAAAAAAGGTATGTTTGATTTTGATAGTATGGCTCCCGGTCCTGTATTTGATAAAGTTGATACATTAATTGCAAATATAGAAGTGCTTTTAAAAAACAATATGATAGTAGACAAAAAATTTATAAAACGAATTGAATCTATGTATAAATATACAGATAATAACAATTCTGAACGTTTATTTAGAGAGATAACAAAGAATGATTGA
- a CDS encoding SGNH/GDSL hydrolase family protein, whose protein sequence is MIEKRQIRLKEFSPDITKVHTPTDEYRQRAPRLEKGKSFFQRTNSFGFIETHLNYQAESKVILIGDSFIENIFVDESSRISSRIEYEFLRHNKKIKVYNAGVSGATGLGLINLVLNKIIPLKPDLIIYTQPSCDFSALLYKSGYYNDSKFFGNIFPFSGKDKQCYETIQENSYQLENNLIILSTMCKIYNIPLCIATCCSNSSKRQLKIMNDIIRKGDQYDIIDLDEIMPRNDCNFYDKQHLTQIGANYISNIFYNYLSSKLMVRENAQLSVYSIYFEHVDIQKNILLSNAITTHTKSSSSISLKIKNNLDKDINVELKLIDIVRGGEEITLLEINLPALNVIDFSSYIPENVNTFNIKLCCGVNISNSIDIIQSDLYEII, encoded by the coding sequence ATGATTGAGAAAAGACAGATTAGACTTAAAGAATTTAGTCCCGACATCACAAAAGTTCATACTCCGACTGATGAATATCGCCAAAGAGCTCCTCGCTTAGAAAAAGGAAAATCTTTCTTTCAGAGAACAAATTCCTTTGGATTTATAGAGACTCATCTAAATTATCAGGCCGAATCAAAAGTTATCCTTATTGGTGATTCTTTTATTGAGAATATTTTTGTGGATGAATCTAGCCGAATTTCATCAAGAATAGAGTATGAATTTCTTAGACATAATAAAAAAATAAAAGTTTATAATGCTGGGGTTTCGGGAGCAACGGGGTTAGGTTTGATTAACTTAGTTCTAAATAAAATTATTCCTCTAAAACCAGATTTAATTATTTATACTCAACCATCTTGTGATTTTTCAGCTTTACTTTATAAAAGTGGTTATTATAATGACTCTAAGTTTTTTGGAAATATTTTTCCGTTTTCAGGAAAAGATAAACAATGCTATGAAACAATCCAAGAAAATAGTTACCAACTAGAAAATAACTTAATTATTTTATCAACAATGTGTAAGATATATAATATTCCTTTATGTATAGCGACATGTTGTTCAAACTCATCAAAAAGACAGCTGAAAATAATGAATGATATCATTAGAAAAGGAGATCAATATGATATTATTGATTTAGATGAAATAATGCCTAGAAATGATTGTAATTTTTATGATAAGCAGCATCTTACTCAGATTGGGGCAAATTATATTTCAAATATATTTTATAATTATCTTTCGTCAAAACTCATGGTTAGAGAAAATGCTCAGCTATCTGTTTATAGCATATATTTCGAACATGTTGATATACAGAAAAATATTCTTTTATCCAATGCTATAACTACTCATACCAAAAGTAGTTCATCAATTAGTTTAAAGATAAAAAATAATTTAGATAAGGATATCAATGTTGAGTTAAAATTAATTGATATCGTTAGGGGGGGGGAGGAAATTACTCTTCTTGAAATTAACTTACCTGCGCTTAACGTAATAGATTTTTCAAGCTATATACCAGAAAATGTCAATACATTTAATATTAAGTTGTGCTGTGGTGTAAATATATCTAATTCAATAGATATTATTCAATCTGATTTATACGAAATAATATAA
- a CDS encoding capsular polysaccharide biosynthesis protein, translated as MAPFRIFSSGIKKIPNLSNFLKDSPTFSFENSVIGWGFRPTANKARDYAVKHNLRYIALEDGFLRSIGLGVEGFPPFSLVVDDVGIYYAAEKPSRLEKLIAGCSLNDEQAQQSHQAMALIREWQLSKYNHAPCEPVAAEHKNPTVLVIDQTFGDMAVQYGLADEDSFRQMLQAALQENPDAEIWVKTHPDVIAGKKRGYLTDLLDQPRVRIISQDINPPTLLSQVDKVYCVTSQMGFEALLQGKEVVTFGVPWFAGWGLTDDRHPFVAELITQQRRKPRSLNEVFYAAYFQYSRYINPFTGEVGNIFDVIHYLNWVKHWQSVLVGDFYCIGLSLWKKTVLKPFFHLPNCRLHFVSSLTKFKKIQLRENPKLLLWGQGKPEFIAYAEQNNIPIWRMEDGFIRSVGLGSNLVAPLSLVVDPLGIYFNPQQLSQLESILQNTVFSEKDEDLAREIQQQLIQANIGKYNVGSTGFARPNTEKKVLLVPGQVEDDASIRFGSPQCQSNLTLLQQVRQAHPDAYIIYKPHPDVLSGNRKGNVAQEQALIYADQIVTEANILDCIQAVDEVHTMTSLAGFEALLRGKRVYCYGSPFYAHWGLTIDAYALPRRKRKLTLAQLIAGTLLYYPLYLNPNTMQLTNASTAVKILLEQKNQLKDTGLYKSWLSKKIGKYCYFVRTFWLK; from the coding sequence ATGGCTCCTTTTAGAATCTTTTCCTCCGGAATCAAAAAAATCCCTAACCTATCCAATTTTCTAAAGGATAGCCCAACATTTTCCTTTGAAAATTCTGTGATAGGTTGGGGATTTCGTCCAACGGCAAACAAAGCGCGGGATTATGCGGTAAAGCATAATCTTCGTTATATTGCGCTTGAAGATGGCTTTCTTCGCTCTATCGGACTAGGGGTTGAAGGATTTCCGCCATTTTCTTTGGTTGTGGACGATGTGGGCATTTACTACGCAGCCGAAAAACCTTCACGACTAGAAAAGTTAATTGCTGGTTGCAGCTTAAATGATGAGCAAGCGCAACAATCTCATCAAGCAATGGCATTGATTCGTGAATGGCAATTATCCAAGTATAATCACGCACCTTGCGAGCCAGTAGCCGCAGAACATAAAAATCCAACTGTATTAGTTATTGATCAAACATTTGGTGATATGGCGGTGCAATATGGCTTGGCTGATGAAGATAGTTTTCGTCAGATGTTGCAAGCGGCATTGCAAGAAAATCCCGATGCTGAGATTTGGGTGAAAACACACCCTGATGTAATTGCAGGGAAGAAACGGGGATATTTAACGGATTTATTAGATCAACCGCGTGTGAGAATTATTAGTCAAGACATTAATCCACCCACCTTGTTATCGCAGGTGGATAAAGTGTATTGCGTTACTTCACAAATGGGATTTGAAGCATTGCTACAAGGTAAAGAGGTGGTAACCTTTGGCGTACCTTGGTTCGCAGGCTGGGGATTAACCGATGATCGCCACCCTTTTGTTGCTGAACTGATCACACAACAACGCCGCAAGCCCCGATCGTTAAATGAGGTTTTCTATGCTGCTTATTTTCAGTATAGCCGTTACATTAACCCATTTACTGGTGAGGTAGGCAATATTTTTGATGTCATTCATTATTTAAATTGGGTTAAACATTGGCAATCCGTATTAGTGGGTGATTTTTATTGCATTGGGCTTTCTTTGTGGAAAAAAACGGTGTTAAAACCTTTCTTTCATTTGCCAAACTGTCGTTTACATTTTGTTTCTTCTCTTACCAAGTTTAAAAAAATTCAACTGCGTGAGAATCCGAAGTTATTGCTATGGGGGCAAGGCAAGCCTGAATTCATCGCTTATGCAGAACAAAATAATATTCCGATTTGGAGAATGGAAGATGGCTTTATTCGCTCTGTTGGATTAGGCTCAAACCTTGTTGCGCCACTTTCTTTAGTGGTTGATCCTTTGGGAATTTATTTTAATCCGCAGCAACTTTCGCAGCTAGAATCTATTTTGCAGAATACGGTTTTCTCAGAAAAAGATGAAGATTTAGCTCGAGAAATACAGCAACAGCTGATCCAAGCCAATATTGGTAAATATAATGTAGGATCTACTGGCTTTGCTCGCCCAAATACGGAGAAAAAAGTTCTTTTAGTGCCAGGGCAAGTGGAAGATGATGCTTCTATTCGCTTTGGTTCACCTCAGTGTCAATCTAATCTCACTTTGCTGCAGCAGGTTAGACAAGCTCACCCTGATGCTTACATTATTTATAAACCACACCCAGATGTGTTAAGTGGTAACCGAAAAGGTAATGTAGCACAAGAGCAAGCATTGATTTACGCTGATCAAATTGTTACTGAGGCGAATATTTTAGATTGCATTCAAGCAGTCGATGAAGTCCATACAATGACATCTTTAGCTGGCTTTGAAGCACTCTTGCGCGGTAAAAGGGTATATTGTTACGGTTCACCTTTTTATGCCCATTGGGGATTAACGATTGATGCCTATGCCTTACCGCGTAGAAAAAGAAAATTGACATTAGCGCAGTTAATTGCAGGAACTCTGTTATACTATCCACTTTATCTTAACCCTAATACAATGCAATTAACCAATGCAAGCACTGCAGTTAAGATATTGCTAGAGCAAAAAAATCAATTGAAAGATACGGGCTTATATAAGAGTTGGTTAAGCAAAAAAATAGGGAAATATTGTTACTTTGTACGCACTTTTTGGCTGAAATAG
- a CDS encoding capsule biosynthesis protein — protein MIVNNLNELVASSQRILLLQGPIGHFFKELADWLSETQQKTVYKLNFNPGDKLFFSAALHNQFIFDYNSKLEYFDVFLLQFCKDHNIDTIVCFGDNRRYHRIAKAVTKKLGCAFWVFEEGYFRPHYVTLEKEGVNAYSPLPRDKQFFLKQAEELPQISQPIPVANGFFPMAKLATQYYVISRYKEKEFPYYKHHRVYNLNYYIKLWLISGMKRVCHWIKEQCFIRKIKKNKLGDFYILPLQVYDDSQVRVHCDFDSVEQFLIYVLDSFVKNAPTSLKLIVKHHPMDRGFISYKQVIQRYLSEHPELQGRLFYVYDIPMPVLLRHGKGMVTLNSTSGLSALIHNMPVITLGRAHYDIPDITHQGSLEEFWHNPQQPDAAAFKAYHLYHLHKTQINGSFYNKVILPKEKID, from the coding sequence ATGATTGTTAATAATTTAAACGAGTTAGTAGCAAGCTCACAACGAATTTTATTATTACAAGGGCCTATTGGACATTTTTTCAAAGAGTTGGCGGATTGGTTATCTGAAACACAGCAAAAAACGGTTTATAAATTAAATTTTAACCCTGGTGATAAATTATTTTTTTCCGCTGCACTTCATAATCAATTTATTTTTGATTACAACAGCAAATTAGAATATTTTGATGTTTTCTTATTACAATTTTGCAAAGATCATAACATTGATACAATAGTGTGCTTTGGCGATAATCGCCGTTACCATCGTATCGCAAAAGCAGTAACTAAAAAATTAGGGTGTGCCTTTTGGGTATTTGAAGAAGGCTATTTTCGTCCGCATTATGTTACCTTAGAAAAAGAAGGCGTGAATGCCTATTCACCGTTACCAAGAGATAAGCAATTTTTTTTAAAACAAGCTGAAGAACTTCCCCAAATTTCTCAGCCAATTCCTGTTGCAAACGGTTTTTTTCCAATGGCAAAACTAGCTACACAATATTATGTAATCTCCAGATACAAAGAAAAAGAATTCCCTTATTATAAACATCATCGAGTCTATAACCTCAATTATTATATAAAATTATGGCTTATTTCAGGAATGAAGCGTGTTTGCCATTGGATAAAAGAGCAATGTTTCATTCGTAAAATTAAGAAAAATAAATTAGGTGATTTTTATATTTTACCGCTGCAAGTTTATGATGACAGCCAAGTAAGAGTGCATTGTGATTTCGATAGTGTAGAGCAATTTTTGATCTATGTGTTAGATTCTTTTGTAAAAAATGCCCCGACTTCGCTAAAATTAATCGTAAAACATCACCCAATGGATCGAGGATTTATCAGCTATAAACAGGTTATTCAGCGTTATCTCTCAGAACACCCAGAACTCCAAGGGCGTTTGTTTTATGTCTATGACATACCAATGCCTGTGTTACTTCGCCACGGCAAAGGAATGGTAACGCTTAACAGCACCAGCGGCTTATCCGCATTAATCCATAATATGCCCGTAATTACACTAGGACGCGCGCATTACGACATTCCAGATATAACCCACCAAGGCTCATTAGAAGAATTTTGGCATAATCCACAACAACCCGATGCCGCTGCATTTAAGGCATATCATCTTTATCATTTACACAAAACCCAAATCAACGGCAGCTTTTATAATAAGGTGATTTTGCCTAAGGAAAAAATTGATTAA
- the xerD gene encoding site-specific tyrosine recombinase XerD: MKDSALIDLFLNEQWLEKGLSENTIQSYRLDLSAVANWLEMQNLTFETLDAIDLQSFLGERLNLGYKATSTARLLSALRKFFQYLYREKYRTDDPSAVLTSPKLPSRLPKYLTEQQVTDLLNTPCVEVPLELRDKAMLELLYATGLRVTELVSLTLDNISVQQGVVRVIGKGNKERIVPMGEEAAYWIKQFMLYGRAALLDGQPSDVLFPSRRGTQMTRQTFWHRIKHYAILADIDSEALSPHVLRHAFATHLVNHGADLRVVQMLLGHSDLSTTQIYTHVAKERLKHLHERYHPRG; encoded by the coding sequence ATGAAAGACAGCGCCTTAATTGATCTTTTTCTCAATGAACAATGGCTAGAAAAAGGGCTTTCGGAGAATACCATTCAATCCTACCGTTTGGATCTTAGTGCGGTAGCAAATTGGCTCGAAATGCAAAATCTCACTTTTGAAACCTTAGATGCCATTGATTTGCAAAGCTTTCTTGGCGAGCGATTGAACTTGGGCTACAAAGCCACAAGCACAGCACGATTATTGAGCGCGTTGCGTAAATTCTTTCAATATTTATATCGGGAGAAATATCGCACAGACGACCCAAGTGCGGTGCTAACTTCGCCAAAATTACCGAGCCGATTGCCCAAATATCTCACCGAACAGCAGGTTACGGATTTGCTCAACACCCCCTGCGTGGAAGTGCCGTTAGAATTACGCGATAAAGCAATGCTGGAATTGCTTTACGCCACAGGTTTACGGGTTACCGAACTGGTTTCACTCACCCTTGACAACATCAGCGTGCAACAAGGCGTGGTGCGTGTTATCGGCAAAGGCAACAAAGAACGCATTGTGCCAATGGGCGAAGAAGCTGCCTATTGGATCAAACAATTTATGCTTTATGGTCGGGCCGCATTGCTAGACGGACAGCCTTCTGATGTGCTATTTCCCAGTCGGCGCGGCACTCAAATGACTCGCCAAACCTTTTGGCACCGGATTAAACATTACGCCATTTTAGCGGATATTGACAGCGAAGCGCTCTCGCCTCACGTATTACGACACGCTTTTGCCACGCATCTAGTCAATCATGGTGCAGATCTCCGCGTGGTACAAATGCTCTTAGGCCACAGCGATCTCTCCACTACCCAAATCTACACCCACGTCGCCAAAGAACGCCTAAAACACCTACACGAAAGGTATCACCCAAGGGGGTAA